The Gadus macrocephalus chromosome 13, ASM3116895v1 genome includes a window with the following:
- the ndufaf3 gene encoding NADH dehydrogenase [ubiquinone] 1 alpha subcomplex assembly factor 3 — translation MASVMCARLLQRSARGFNLSTRTTTAFSSPFQCRAHRLGPGDDELYQRTTVSIMQKEPGASIMIHGYSTRGFNIDDNKVYGPCALLPPAILQWNVGGHEDISEESVSLFHLLEPRIEMLILGTGSRTERINPKVLALLKKKGIAVEVQDTANACATFNFMMSEGRLVAAGLIPPSVSKALEVQEE, via the exons ATGGCCAGCGTGATGTGTGCCAGACTTCTCCAGAGATCAGCACGGGGATTTAATTTATCCACACGGACAACCACTGCTTTTTCAAG TCCCTTCCAGTGTCGGGCCCACCGGCTGGGCCCCGGCGATGACGAGCTGTACCAGCGCACCACGGTGTCAATCATGCAGAAGGAGCCTGGCGCCTCCATTATGATCCACGGCTACAGCACCAGAGGGTTCAACATAGACGACAACAAGGTGTACGGGCCCTGTGCTCTGCTGCCGCCCGCCATCCTGCAGTGGAAC GTTGGCGGCCACGAAGACATCTCTGAGGAAAGCGTCTCCCTCTTCCACCTGCTTGAACCAAGGATAG AGATGCTGATACTGGGAACAGGTTCTCGAACGGAAAGAATCAACCCTAAAGTCCTCGCCTTGCTGAAGAAGAAAGGCATCGCTGTGGAGGTCCAAGACACG GCAAACGCTTGCGCCACCTTCAACTTCATGATGAGCGAGGGTCGGCTGGTGGCCGCGGGTCTGATCCCGCCGTCCGTCAGCAAAGCTCTGGAAGTACAGGAGGAGTAG
- the zgc:112334 gene encoding rab GDP dissociation inhibitor beta, protein MQEYDIIVLGTGLKECILSSILSMHGKRVLHIDKNPYFGGEIASITPLEQLYKRFKCPNPPSPSMGRGKDWNVDLIPKFFLVNGPMIQLLVHTDVMRYLDFKVIEGSYVYRAGRVHTVPATEEDALHSDLLGMFDKRRFRKLLHFILNFEVGDHRTHQDINPKEATTRDLFKHFDLGPEVMEFAVHAMALQHSEDSLDQPCTESIKRIRVYLESMARVKSSPYLYPVNGLGELPQGFARLSAEHGGTYMVNRLVDEIVIEDGKVAGVKSQGDLFRCQQLICGASYVPHSVKRVGRVIRVICILNHPIKHTQEASSCHIIIPQAQLHRKSDVSISMVSCTHNVASEGMYIATVITTIETSNPEREVQPALELLQPILQKFVSIKNLVVPSEDGAKSQIFVTRSYDATTDFETEFEDIKDMYHRITGTEFCFAEARRETPEDSEEN, encoded by the exons ATGCAGGAGTATGACATCATTGTTCTTGGAACCGGCCTTAAG gaatgTATCCTCTCGTCTATATTGTCAATGCATGGTAAAAGAGTTCTTCACATTGATAAGAATCCATACTTTGGTGGAGAGATCGCTTCCATTACCCCCCTGGAACAG CTGTACAAGAGGTTCAAGTGTCCAAATCCCCCATCTCCATCCATGGGACGGGGGAAAGACTGGAATGTCGACCTCATCCCTAAATTCTTCCTTGTGAATG GTCCAATGATCCAACTACTGGTACACACAGATGTCATGCGGTACCTGGACTTCAAAGTGATCGAAGGAAGTTATGTTTACAGAGCAGGCAGAGTCCACACAGTGCCGGCCACCGAAGAAGATGCCCTTCATTCAG ATCTGTTGGGCATGTTTGACAAGCGGAGATTCCGGAAGCTTCTCCACTTCATCCTGAACTTTGAAGTTGGCGATCATCGGACGCACCAGGACATCAACCCCAAGGAAGCCACCACGCGAGACCTCTTCAAACACTTTGACCTGGGGCCGGAGGTCATGGAGTTCGCCGTCCACGCCATGGCGTTGCAGCACAGTGAGGA TTCCTTAGACCAGCCCTGCACGGAGAGCATCAAGCGGATAAGGGTGTACCTGGAGTCCATGGCCCGAGTCAAAAGCAGCCCCTACCTGTACCCGGTCAACGGGCTGGGGGAACTACCCCAGGGCTTCGCAAG ACTGAGTGCTGAACATGGGGGGACCTACATGGTGAACAGGCTGGTGGACGAAATCGTCATCGAAGACGGAAAAGTTGCAGGGGTGAAATCTCAAGGAGac CTGTTCCGCTGTCAGCAGTTGATCTGCGGGGCCAGCTACGTGCCCCACAGCGTGAAGAGGGTGGGCCGAGTCATACGAGTCATCTGCATACTGAACCACCCAATCAAACACACCCAGGAGGCCAGCTCGTGTCACATCATCATCCCTCAAGCACAGCTCCACAGGAAGTCgg ATGTCTCCATATCGATGGTATCTTGCACCCACAATGTGGCTTCAGAGGGGATGTACATCGCCACGGTGATTACAACCATAGAAACCAGCAACCCAGAGAGGGAGGTCCAACCTGCACTGGAACTTCTGCAGCCAATCCTGCAAAA GTTTGTTTCCATTAAAAACCTTGTGGTGCCCTCAGAGGACGGAGCAAAGAGCCAG ATATTTGTAACCCGCTCGTATGATGCAACAACAGATTTTGAGACAGAGTTCGAAGACATCAAAGATATGTATCACAGAATCACAGGCACAGAGTTCTGCTTTGCTGAGGCACGCAGAGAAACGCCTGAAGACTCAGAAGAAAACTGA